In Zunongwangia profunda SM-A87, the following proteins share a genomic window:
- a CDS encoding sensor histidine kinase — MTYKKYTLGLLLRLVLLTLGLAAIAFGVSRHQMVLLIGGGILSLVIFYKLYKFITRRFVAMDDFFESVKYNDFSRRFVSKGAPEDLARLHEGFNLINDKIREINSNKEAQYLYLQKILEMVDVGIISYHQKTGDVLWANEAIKRTLSIPSFKNIKFLKSRKPQLFETIFEMSHFTGSSISIKVNGEKLKVLVSETVFYENEHSFKIILLQNIDETLNQNESEAWKKLLSVMTHEIMNSIAPISSLADTLQYQVRENLKNPEENALDISDLNEAIGSIKKRSEGLMKFAKTYRSLNKVTHINRSNVYVENLFASIERLMKPSLASKHIALNFDLSNPQLQVKIDSYLIEQVLINLIVNARDAIQDIENPEIYVTAKSTTDGYTVIKVIDNGNGIPPEIQETIFVPFFTTKKNGSGIGLSLCKQIMMLHKGKIQIHSEEHKGTAISLLF; from the coding sequence ATGACTTATAAAAAATACACTTTAGGTCTTTTATTGCGATTGGTGCTTTTAACGCTGGGTTTAGCAGCTATCGCTTTTGGGGTTAGCAGGCATCAAATGGTATTGCTTATTGGAGGGGGAATACTTTCATTAGTGATTTTTTATAAGCTGTATAAATTTATAACCCGTCGTTTTGTGGCGATGGACGATTTTTTTGAATCGGTTAAATACAACGATTTTTCAAGACGATTTGTAAGCAAAGGTGCCCCCGAAGATTTAGCTCGACTTCATGAGGGCTTTAACCTGATTAATGATAAGATTCGGGAGATCAACTCGAATAAGGAGGCGCAATATCTCTACCTACAAAAAATATTAGAGATGGTTGATGTGGGGATTATTTCTTATCATCAAAAAACCGGCGACGTACTTTGGGCGAATGAAGCGATAAAGCGCACGCTGAGTATTCCTTCTTTCAAAAATATTAAGTTTCTAAAAAGCAGAAAACCGCAATTATTTGAGACCATTTTTGAAATGAGTCATTTTACCGGTAGTTCCATAAGTATTAAAGTAAATGGCGAAAAGCTAAAAGTTTTGGTTTCTGAAACGGTTTTTTATGAAAACGAACATTCCTTTAAGATCATTTTACTACAGAATATCGATGAAACCCTTAATCAAAATGAATCTGAAGCCTGGAAAAAGTTATTGAGTGTCATGACGCATGAGATTATGAATTCTATCGCACCCATTTCTTCATTGGCCGATACGTTGCAATATCAGGTAAGGGAGAACCTAAAAAATCCAGAAGAAAATGCTTTGGATATTTCAGATTTAAACGAAGCGATAGGGAGTATTAAAAAACGAAGCGAGGGTTTAATGAAATTCGCCAAAACCTATCGTAGTCTTAATAAGGTTACCCATATTAACCGTAGTAATGTATATGTAGAAAATCTTTTTGCGTCTATAGAACGATTAATGAAGCCCTCTTTAGCTTCTAAGCATATCGCGTTGAATTTTGATCTTTCTAATCCACAATTGCAGGTGAAAATTGATAGTTATCTTATCGAACAGGTGTTGATTAATTTGATTGTGAATGCACGGGATGCTATACAGGATATTGAAAATCCGGAAATCTATGTCACTGCAAAATCTACTACCGACGGGTATACGGTGATAAAAGTAATAGACAATGGGAATGGTATTCCGCCAGAAATTCAGGAAACCATATTTGTACCTTTCTTCACTACCAAAAAGAATGGTAGTGGTATTGGCTTAAGTTTATGTAAGCAAATTATGATGTTACATAAAGGCAAAATCCAAATTCATAGTGAAGAGCACAAAGGTACGGCGATAAGTTTGTTGTTTTAA
- a CDS encoding riboflavin synthase, whose translation MFTGIVEEVGKIRKLVKESTNLHIEIEAKMTPELKIDQSVSHNGVCLTVVSIKDHQYTVTAIQETLNKTNLNGLVEGDSVNLERGMKLGDRLDGHIVQGHVDQTAKCTDVQDIDGSWQFTFEYDPSLNNITIEKGSITINGVSLTVVNSGRNSFSVAIIPYTFENTTFKQIEKGSTVNLEFDVIGKYVKRITELS comes from the coding sequence ATGTTTACCGGTATTGTAGAAGAAGTAGGAAAAATCAGGAAATTAGTTAAAGAAAGTACTAATCTTCATATAGAGATAGAAGCCAAAATGACACCTGAGTTAAAAATTGACCAGAGTGTTTCTCATAATGGGGTGTGCCTCACAGTAGTTTCTATTAAAGATCATCAGTATACCGTTACTGCAATTCAGGAAACTTTAAACAAAACCAACCTGAATGGTCTAGTAGAAGGTGATTCTGTGAATCTTGAACGAGGAATGAAACTTGGAGACCGACTTGACGGACACATAGTGCAGGGACATGTAGATCAAACTGCAAAGTGTACCGATGTTCAAGATATTGACGGTAGCTGGCAGTTTACTTTTGAATACGATCCTTCCTTAAATAATATTACGATAGAAAAAGGTTCTATCACCATAAACGGAGTAAGTCTAACCGTTGTTAATTCCGGTAGAAATTCATTCTCGGTTGCAATCATCCCTTATACTTTTGAAAATACTACGTTTAAGCAAATTGAAAAAGGAAGTACTGTAAACCTAGAGTTTGATGTAATAGGAAAATATGTAAAAAGAATTACTGAACTCTCGTAG